ACGAATCGTCTCTACTACACCAATCCTCAGCTGCATGAATTTGAATCGGTGGTCGAAGATGTCTTGCCTCCCTCGGGTGCCGAGAATCGTCATGGCGTAATTTTGCGGGAGACTGCTTTTTATCCCACGAGCGGCGGACAAGTGTTTGACACGGGCTGGTTGACGGCCGGCGCGCAGGATCGAGTGAGAGTCGCCGAAGTGGCTGACATGGAAGACGGCAGGATTGTTCACTATCTGGAGGCGCCAGCGAAACTGGCTCCGGGCGAAGTCCTGCGCGGGAATATTGATGCCGAGCGGCGTCGCGACCACATGCAGCAACATTCCGGCCAGCACGTTCTGTCGGCGGCGTTCATCGAGTTGTATCAGATTCCTACAGTTTCGTTTCATATGGGAGAAGACTATTGCTCGATTGATCTCACGACGCCGTCGTTGAGTGCGAAACAGATCGAGGGGGCAGAGCGGCGGGCAAACGAAATCATCTTCGAGAATCGCCCGGTGACGATTCGGTTTGTTTCGCGAGCGGAGGCAGAGAAACTCGGCTTGCGTAAATTGCCTCCCGCAGAGCGGGACGAATTGCGATTGATCGAAGTGGCGGACTTTGATTTGTCAGCGTGCGGCGGAACACATGTCAGCGCCACGGGACAGATCGGATCCATCCTGTTGCGCAAGACGGAAACCGTGCGGCAGGGAATACGAGTGGAGTTCGTCTGCGGCGGACGCGCGGTGCGGACGGCGCGTCGCGACTA
This genomic window from Acidobacteriota bacterium contains:
- a CDS encoding alanyl-tRNA editing protein, with amino-acid sequence TNRLYYTNPQLHEFESVVEDVLPPSGAENRHGVILRETAFYPTSGGQVFDTGWLTAGAQDRVRVAEVADMEDGRIVHYLEAPAKLAPGEVLRGNIDAERRRDHMQQHSGQHVLSAAFIELYQIPTVSFHMGEDYCSIDLTTPSLSAKQIEGAERRANEIIFENRPVTIRFVSRAEAEKLGLRKLPPAERDELRLIEVADFDLSACGGTHVSATGQIGSILLRKTETVRQGIRVEFVCGGRAVRTARRDYGALSESAKLFSTQLWDVPEQIRKTFDETKSVRKQREEALEELAAAMASSALSYQQEKNGCKVVVRQFDDRDTSFAKLFAQKVARAGVPAVALVASTIEPAGVIFAQAAGGAGDMGALLKQMLATVGGRGGGTRDFAQGGLPVGTDVKRLLEEAMGTIEA